In the Paenibacillus sp. FSL H7-0357 genome, one interval contains:
- a CDS encoding copper amine oxidase N-terminal domain-containing protein, whose protein sequence is MPKAKFPAAVLLLLTLIGVAPLTASAPLSASAATVADTIKASSMNVKMIFDGVSLQPPTGQHVFTYNNTTYVPLRFMSYALQKSVNWDAKSVKVTVSEPSSSELVVIKEYLMNVGNVGSISAVTKNIMLGKVKASFVFNGSTKTVPTGQGSYMLNGTLYVPLRFLSESVGNNISWNQTTKTITAESPSYQAQVTPTPVVPVATPTGSGPTSTPSPKPSSGTTGGGAGGSGALTYEQITGDTEAKLNALRDQSTSTLYGLAIEYVSAKDAAAKANLVAKGKQQLSSFTASFNSIITDAEQKLKSNGHSTAIIAQYRATFEAELQKGMALAEGMAG, encoded by the coding sequence ATGCCTAAGGCGAAATTTCCAGCAGCGGTGTTGTTACTGCTTACACTGATAGGAGTTGCCCCATTAACAGCATCTGCTCCACTGTCTGCATCAGCTGCAACAGTAGCTGATACGATCAAAGCATCCAGTATGAACGTGAAGATGATTTTTGATGGAGTAAGTTTACAGCCTCCTACCGGGCAGCATGTATTCACCTACAACAATACAACGTATGTTCCACTTCGATTCATGTCCTATGCTTTGCAGAAAAGTGTGAATTGGGATGCCAAGAGCGTAAAGGTTACAGTGTCTGAACCTAGTAGCTCGGAATTGGTAGTGATTAAAGAATATTTAATGAATGTTGGGAATGTAGGTAGTATTTCAGCAGTAACCAAAAATATTATGTTGGGTAAAGTGAAAGCGAGCTTTGTATTTAATGGATCTACCAAAACAGTTCCTACGGGGCAGGGCAGTTATATGCTTAACGGAACATTATATGTGCCTCTTCGTTTTTTATCGGAATCTGTAGGCAACAACATTAGCTGGAATCAAACAACAAAGACAATTACTGCTGAATCGCCATCATATCAAGCTCAAGTTACTCCAACACCTGTGGTACCCGTTGCCACTCCAACTGGATCAGGTCCAACTTCAACGCCTTCACCGAAACCTTCATCTGGAACGACTGGAGGGGGCGCTGGTGGAAGTGGAGCATTAACCTACGAACAAATAACAGGGGATACAGAAGCGAAATTGAATGCCTTGCGCGATCAGAGCACTTCAACCCTTTATGGACTTGCAATAGAGTATGTGAGTGCTAAGGACGCTGCTGCAAAGGCTAATCTTGTAGCTAAGGGCAAACAACAGTTATCCTCTTTCACTGCGAGCTTCAATAGTATTATTACAGATGCTGAACAAAAATTAAAGAGTAATGGACATAGCACTGCTATTATTGCCCAATACAGAGCAACGTTTGAAGCCGAATTGCAAAAAGGTATGGCATTAGCTGAAGGTATGGCGGGGTAG
- a CDS encoding polysaccharide biosynthesis protein — protein sequence MTVKTRVYLLFLIDLAIIWFSIITSYMFRFPNGVPDEYMLQMLMFGLIATVTFGGSLIYFGLYRRLWQYASIGEIVSVFKAIVVGAVLAFAVAFLILPERVPLSIEVRATETILLLVGGVRFCWRVFRNDRINSKGTETHTLIVGAGDCGILIAREMMGPSFAHTRIVGFIDDSVDKYHLSILGVPVLGNRYDIPRIVKEFEIHEVIIAMPSVSRTEISEIINLAKATGVKLKIIPALNDLIAGKISVKKLRDVSVEDLLGREPIVADLNSILGYVHNKTVLITGAGGSIGSELCRQISPFAPCKLLILGHGENSIYTIEMELRKKFPELNVVTIIADVQDRARIMEVFECHRPHVVFHAAAHKHVPLMERNPSEAIKNNVFGTRNVADCADKYGAERFVLISSDKAVNPTSVMGATKRIAEMYVQSLNTSSPTKFSAVRFGNVLGSRGSVIPAFKQQIAAGGPVTVTHPEMVRYFMTIPEAVQLVIQSGSFANGGEVFVLDMGQPVKILTLAEDLITLSGYEPYRDIAITFSGIREGEKLYEELLTAEENLGSTQHDRIFIGRPNVLSQNQLELEFKRLERVLSEDGEAIREVINQIVPMQPVAQAAIS from the coding sequence ATGACAGTGAAAACCAGAGTGTATTTATTGTTCCTCATTGACCTTGCGATCATCTGGTTCAGTATTATAACTTCTTATATGTTCCGGTTCCCTAACGGCGTCCCTGACGAATATATGCTTCAGATGCTGATGTTCGGTCTTATTGCGACTGTCACTTTTGGGGGGAGTCTGATCTACTTCGGGCTCTACCGCAGATTGTGGCAGTATGCCAGTATTGGCGAGATCGTCTCGGTCTTCAAAGCTATTGTCGTAGGCGCCGTTCTTGCTTTTGCAGTGGCATTTCTTATTTTGCCTGAGCGGGTCCCTCTTAGTATTGAGGTACGGGCGACAGAGACCATTTTGCTGCTGGTCGGTGGGGTGCGCTTCTGCTGGAGGGTGTTCCGGAATGACCGGATTAACTCCAAGGGTACAGAGACGCATACTTTGATTGTGGGTGCCGGTGACTGCGGAATTCTGATTGCCCGTGAAATGATGGGACCTTCATTTGCACATACTCGAATCGTTGGATTTATAGACGATAGTGTGGATAAATACCATTTGTCTATTCTTGGTGTGCCTGTGTTGGGTAACAGGTATGATATTCCCAGGATCGTGAAGGAATTTGAGATTCATGAGGTTATTATTGCAATGCCTTCTGTCTCAAGAACGGAGATTTCAGAGATTATTAATCTGGCTAAGGCTACCGGAGTTAAGCTTAAGATTATACCTGCACTGAATGACCTAATCGCCGGCAAAATCTCGGTGAAGAAGCTGCGTGATGTAAGCGTAGAGGATTTGCTTGGCCGTGAACCGATTGTGGCTGACCTGAACAGTATCCTTGGATATGTGCACAACAAGACAGTATTAATTACTGGTGCTGGAGGCTCGATTGGCTCAGAACTATGTCGTCAGATCTCTCCATTCGCACCATGCAAGCTGTTAATTCTCGGACATGGCGAGAATAGTATCTATACGATTGAGATGGAACTCCGCAAGAAGTTTCCTGAGTTGAATGTTGTAACAATCATAGCCGATGTGCAGGACCGCGCTCGGATTATGGAAGTATTCGAGTGTCATAGACCGCACGTAGTCTTTCATGCGGCAGCACATAAGCACGTTCCTCTAATGGAGCGTAATCCTTCCGAGGCTATTAAGAACAATGTCTTCGGTACACGCAATGTAGCGGACTGTGCAGATAAATATGGAGCGGAACGTTTCGTACTAATCTCTTCAGACAAGGCAGTCAACCCAACGAGCGTAATGGGAGCGACGAAGCGGATCGCCGAGATGTATGTGCAGAGTCTTAACACTTCAAGTCCAACGAAGTTCTCGGCTGTGCGGTTCGGCAATGTACTGGGCAGCCGTGGCAGTGTAATACCGGCGTTCAAACAGCAGATTGCTGCCGGTGGACCTGTTACCGTTACCCATCCAGAGATGGTGCGTTATTTCATGACCATTCCAGAAGCGGTACAGCTTGTTATCCAATCCGGATCTTTCGCGAACGGCGGGGAAGTCTTTGTGCTGGATATGGGGCAACCTGTCAAGATTCTGACATTGGCGGAAGATTTGATTACCTTATCTGGCTATGAGCCTTACAGGGACATCGCGATTACCTTCTCTGGAATACGGGAAGGTGAGAAGCTGTATGAAGAACTGCTGACTGCTGAGGAGAATCTGGGTTCCACCCAGCATGACCGGATCTTCATCGGCAGACCCAATGTGCTAAGCCAGAACCAGCTTGAACTGGAATTCAAACGATTGGAACGTGTGTTGTCTGAAGACGGAGAAGCCATTCGTGAAGTCATCAACCAAATTGTTCCAATGCAGCCAGTAGCTCAAGCTGCAATTAGCTAA
- a CDS encoding CpsD/CapB family tyrosine-protein kinase: MSQQPNKQQRHLITVTNPRSPVSEAFRALRTNIDFSSVDEQIQVIMVTSSGPEEGKSTVSANLAAAYAQSDKKVLLIDSDLRKPTAHKTFSLSNRLGLSSLLSQQANLDEVIQESGVDNLYLMTSGPIPPNPAEMLSSNRMSSVLQELRQRFDIVLIDTPPLLAVTDAQIVSSKSDGVIMVVSYGKVKRDIAAKAKANLDRVGAKMLGVVLNNVKRKASEGYYYYYYGN; this comes from the coding sequence ATGTCACAGCAGCCAAATAAACAACAACGTCATCTGATTACTGTTACGAACCCACGATCACCGGTATCGGAGGCGTTCCGGGCATTGCGTACGAACATTGATTTTTCCTCGGTCGATGAACAAATTCAAGTCATTATGGTGACGTCCTCGGGTCCAGAAGAAGGTAAATCTACAGTCTCAGCCAATTTGGCGGCAGCTTATGCCCAATCCGATAAAAAGGTGCTTTTGATCGATAGTGACTTGCGTAAGCCAACAGCACATAAGACGTTCTCCTTAAGTAACAGGTTAGGCCTATCCTCGCTATTATCTCAGCAAGCGAATCTGGATGAAGTCATTCAAGAATCTGGGGTGGATAACCTGTATCTGATGACTTCAGGACCAATCCCACCTAATCCGGCTGAAATGTTGTCATCTAACCGCATGAGCAGTGTGCTCCAAGAACTTCGGCAACGGTTTGATATTGTTCTTATTGATACACCGCCTCTGCTGGCAGTTACTGATGCACAAATTGTATCTTCTAAGAGTGATGGAGTCATAATGGTAGTGAGTTATGGCAAGGTTAAGCGTGATATCGCGGCCAAGGCCAAGGCTAATCTTGATCGTGTAGGGGCCAAAATGCTGGGCGTAGTCCTAAATAATGTGAAGCGTAAAGCCAGTGAAGGTTACTATTATTATTATTATGGAAATTGA
- a CDS encoding YveK family protein, which produces MSAQELDLRDYFQIVRKRVWLIASIVMVACLLAGIYSLYIKNPVYEASTKIIVNQTPTQSTAGQLDLNQINTNIQLINTYKEIIKTPAILDVVAKEYPQFNITAEELLKKVNVSSVNNTQVMTLVVRDNSYQRAAEIVNAISLVFKQEIPSLFNVQNVSILNEAKVNPSVEPGPVEPNVVMNLAIAFIVSLMLGLGIAFLLEYMDDTLKTEADIERYLGLPTIAMITRVGQDEAKGTETQAQTQVRKPGELEHVTAAK; this is translated from the coding sequence TTGTCAGCACAAGAATTGGATCTTCGCGATTATTTTCAGATTGTCAGGAAGAGAGTTTGGCTAATTGCAAGTATTGTAATGGTGGCATGTCTTCTTGCCGGAATTTACAGTTTGTATATCAAGAATCCCGTATACGAAGCTTCTACGAAAATCATTGTGAATCAGACGCCTACACAATCTACGGCGGGTCAGTTGGACCTTAACCAAATTAATACGAATATACAGCTGATTAATACGTACAAGGAAATTATCAAGACACCGGCGATTCTAGACGTCGTAGCCAAGGAATATCCGCAATTCAATATCACTGCGGAGGAGTTGTTGAAGAAGGTAAACGTGAGTTCCGTAAATAATACGCAGGTGATGACACTTGTCGTTCGAGATAATTCGTACCAGAGAGCTGCAGAAATCGTGAATGCCATTTCGCTTGTATTTAAACAGGAAATTCCGTCATTATTCAATGTTCAGAATGTATCTATTCTTAATGAGGCTAAGGTTAATCCATCTGTAGAACCAGGACCTGTGGAACCAAATGTAGTGATGAATCTTGCTATTGCATTTATTGTTTCTTTAATGCTTGGTCTCGGAATTGCATTTCTTCTAGAATACATGGATGATACGCTGAAGACTGAGGCGGATATTGAGCGTTATCTGGGATTGCCAACTATTGCGATGATCACAAGAGTTGGACAAGATGAAGCCAAAGGTACTGAGACACAAGCTCAGACACAAGTCAGAAAGCCGGGGGAACTAGAGCATGTCACAGCAGCCAAATAA
- a CDS encoding S-layer homology domain-containing protein — protein MTLKKKLAVSTLAVSMAAASVAGFPFSSQGLAKHLNGVASAASSNDVIFTALKDRANVLYATLAEADKQILRDFRGELQGLTQAQLEADFAPVTDKLTFLTQADKSLLHKLYVEIVTSVYTPEYSAVTDIQKSENYQAYKDLVKKIAGEIGLPNLTVDEVYTSILGTNGVEQTLIPLFKGQSEAVILAALQDENSALFKQAKEATLKVAVGSSTVNGVLNGLNKFGVTRADLAAVKNNLENEASVTKEKAALLVLARAYYNAYLQAGGGNNGGGGGVASGGTTTTTLTPAEAFAKASIFDASKYVVITGDKATVKLVDADILAAFDKLVAAAKAVGYTGPLTLTLDLGPIKVSTVEVPLSKVIVDAATAKGIANMGVTYNSLTVTIPMAQFNTEVALTVTTAADTTVTSITKLKLASSVYDFGFTVKNVPTTTFKQPLTIKLPLKDTTGLDKELLSVAKVVYSNLQFQGGVLDGEYIVEPRDTFSSYAVLENKVSFSDIAKVQAWAGRQIQVVAAKGAIEGIGNGKFAPKNNVTRAEFAKMLVRALNLENSTATENFSDVSSTAWYAPYVAVAAEKGIIQGRTSTTFDPTATITRAEMATLISRALKLTHPDAKTDASALNKFTDAAKINATLKDGVAFAASNNLVIGNAGKFNPTNTASRAEAAVIIYRTINFK, from the coding sequence GTGACTTTGAAGAAAAAATTAGCAGTATCAACACTAGCAGTAAGTATGGCAGCAGCATCTGTAGCAGGCTTCCCTTTCAGCAGCCAAGGTTTGGCTAAACATTTGAATGGCGTTGCATCTGCGGCATCTAGCAATGACGTAATTTTTACAGCTTTGAAAGATCGTGCAAATGTGTTGTACGCAACTTTGGCAGAAGCGGACAAACAGATCCTGCGTGATTTCCGTGGAGAGCTTCAGGGCTTGACTCAAGCACAATTGGAAGCGGATTTTGCTCCCGTAACGGATAAGTTGACTTTCCTGACACAGGCTGACAAATCTCTATTACACAAACTTTATGTGGAGATCGTTACATCTGTATATACTCCTGAGTATTCAGCAGTAACTGACATTCAGAAGTCTGAGAACTACCAAGCTTACAAAGACTTGGTGAAGAAGATTGCTGGAGAAATTGGTCTGCCTAACCTAACTGTTGATGAAGTATACACTTCCATCCTCGGTACAAACGGTGTTGAACAAACACTGATCCCTCTCTTCAAGGGACAAAGTGAAGCTGTGATTCTTGCAGCGCTGCAAGACGAAAACAGTGCTCTTTTCAAACAAGCCAAAGAAGCTACTCTTAAAGTTGCAGTGGGTTCCTCTACTGTTAATGGTGTGCTTAACGGACTCAATAAGTTCGGAGTCACCAGAGCGGATCTTGCGGCAGTGAAGAATAACCTGGAAAACGAAGCATCTGTTACTAAAGAAAAAGCTGCGCTATTGGTACTTGCAAGAGCATATTACAACGCATACCTCCAAGCTGGTGGTGGTAACAATGGTGGCGGTGGTGGCGTTGCTAGTGGTGGTACTACTACAACTACATTGACTCCTGCTGAAGCTTTTGCCAAAGCCTCGATATTTGATGCGTCCAAATACGTTGTGATCACAGGTGATAAAGCCACAGTTAAATTGGTTGATGCTGACATCCTTGCGGCGTTTGATAAACTAGTTGCAGCTGCAAAAGCTGTAGGATATACCGGCCCGTTGACACTGACGCTTGATCTTGGTCCAATTAAAGTGTCGACAGTAGAAGTTCCACTGTCCAAAGTAATCGTTGATGCTGCGACGGCTAAAGGTATTGCCAACATGGGTGTGACCTATAACAGCCTGACAGTAACAATTCCGATGGCTCAATTTAATACAGAGGTTGCCCTGACAGTTACAACTGCTGCTGATACTACAGTAACATCTATTACTAAGCTGAAACTGGCGTCAAGTGTATATGATTTCGGATTTACTGTGAAGAACGTTCCAACAACAACGTTCAAGCAACCATTGACTATTAAGCTTCCACTTAAGGATACTACTGGTCTTGATAAAGAATTGTTGTCTGTAGCAAAAGTGGTTTATAGTAATTTGCAATTCCAAGGCGGCGTGCTTGACGGTGAATATATCGTTGAACCAAGAGACACATTCTCTTCCTATGCTGTTCTCGAGAATAAGGTGAGCTTCAGTGATATTGCTAAAGTTCAAGCTTGGGCTGGAAGACAAATTCAAGTCGTAGCTGCTAAGGGTGCGATTGAAGGTATCGGAAATGGTAAATTCGCTCCTAAGAACAATGTTACCCGTGCGGAATTCGCTAAGATGCTGGTTCGTGCGCTGAACTTGGAAAACAGCACAGCAACTGAAAACTTCAGCGATGTGAGTTCTACTGCTTGGTACGCTCCTTATGTAGCTGTTGCTGCAGAGAAGGGTATTATCCAAGGCCGCACTTCAACTACATTCGATCCAACTGCCACTATTACACGCGCTGAGATGGCGACACTGATCTCCCGTGCATTGAAATTGACTCACCCAGATGCAAAGACAGATGCTTCGGCTCTGAACAAATTCACTGATGCTGCTAAGATCAATGCTACGCTGAAAGATGGAGTAGCCTTCGCTGCCAGCAACAACTTGGTAATCGGTAATGCTGGTAAGTTCAACCCTACAAACACAGCTAGCCGTGCAGAAGCTGCGGTAATTATCTATCGTACTATTAACTTCAAGTAA
- a CDS encoding tyrosine-protein phosphatase — protein MIDIHNHILPFMDDGAADWEAALAMAQDAQKDGISTAIATPHHANGVYMNPAPNIGQAVQLLNERLQQAGINLLVLPGQEIRIYGDLLIDLEQGQLLTLAGSKYILLEMPSSRVPRSMEETCHELMIQGFVPVIAHPERNAEIAEDPTKLERLIELGALGQVTAQSIAGVFGSKLQKLSLDLCRRNAVHVIASDAHDSHHRPFGLSEAYNVVEKELGAAVSDCFRHNSQRIIANEELVRVLYTGSRKKSQKIFGIFSRKA, from the coding sequence ATGATAGATATTCATAACCACATTTTACCTTTTATGGATGATGGAGCTGCAGACTGGGAAGCGGCTCTCGCTATGGCACAGGACGCCCAGAAGGATGGTATTTCTACGGCAATAGCTACACCTCACCATGCCAATGGAGTATATATGAATCCCGCTCCAAATATTGGACAAGCCGTTCAGCTTTTGAATGAGAGACTTCAACAAGCTGGTATTAACCTGCTAGTACTACCTGGTCAGGAGATCCGCATATACGGGGATCTCCTAATTGATTTGGAACAAGGCCAGTTGCTGACGCTTGCGGGATCAAAGTATATATTGCTAGAAATGCCTTCTTCTCGGGTACCACGCAGCATGGAGGAAACTTGCCATGAACTTATGATTCAAGGTTTTGTCCCAGTCATTGCCCATCCGGAGCGTAACGCTGAAATTGCTGAAGATCCCACCAAATTAGAAAGATTAATAGAGCTGGGAGCACTAGGACAAGTCACAGCGCAGAGTATTGCCGGAGTCTTTGGAAGCAAACTGCAGAAGCTATCACTCGACCTGTGTCGAAGAAACGCTGTTCATGTGATCGCTTCCGATGCGCATGACAGCCATCATCGACCCTTTGGTCTCAGTGAAGCTTACAACGTTGTGGAGAAAGAACTGGGGGCTGCCGTTTCCGACTGTTTTCGCCACAATTCACAGAGAATTATCGCCAACGAGGAGCTAGTTCGAGTGCTTTATACGGGTTCCCGCAAAAAAAGTCAAAAAATCTTCGGAATATTTTCTCGTAAAGCGTGA
- the yihA gene encoding ribosome biogenesis GTP-binding protein YihA/YsxC gives MKVNNAEFIISAVGPDQYPVDALPEIALAGRSNVGKSSLINRMINRKNLARTSSTPGKTQHMNYYRVNEDMYFVDFPGYGYAKVSKTQRASWGKMVEKYMAERDTLRLILLIVDLRHPPTSNDKMMFDWLKHYDLPLCVVATKADKIPKTRWPKHIKIMKQELGVLPGDNFISFSSELGLGKDELWELIERYCLPSEEDIEDEQESQDPVEASQSEDISEE, from the coding sequence ATGAAAGTTAACAATGCCGAATTTATCATCAGCGCCGTAGGCCCTGATCAATACCCAGTTGACGCCTTGCCGGAGATTGCTCTGGCAGGGCGCTCCAACGTAGGGAAGTCCTCCCTGATCAACCGGATGATTAACCGTAAAAATCTGGCCCGTACCAGCTCCACACCGGGCAAGACACAGCATATGAACTATTACCGTGTCAACGAAGATATGTATTTTGTTGACTTCCCGGGCTACGGGTATGCCAAAGTTTCCAAAACCCAACGTGCCTCATGGGGGAAAATGGTCGAAAAGTATATGGCAGAGCGGGACACGCTAAGGCTTATTCTGCTTATAGTGGATTTGCGTCACCCGCCAACCAGTAACGATAAAATGATGTTTGATTGGCTGAAGCATTATGATCTGCCGCTCTGCGTGGTGGCAACCAAAGCGGACAAGATTCCAAAGACCCGCTGGCCAAAACATATCAAAATTATGAAACAGGAGCTCGGTGTATTGCCGGGGGATAATTTCATCTCCTTTTCCTCGGAACTGGGCCTCGGCAAAGATGAACTGTGGGAACTGATTGAGAGATACTGCCTTCCTTCCGAAGAAGATATAGAGGATGAGCAGGAAAGCCAGGATCCCGTGGAAGCATCTCAGTCTGAGGATATCTCTGAAGAATAA
- the lon gene encoding endopeptidase La: MIPNKTKGRRFPLLPLRGLLVYPSMVLHLDVGREKSVRALEKAMVEDNLILLCSQSEVNIEEPGQEDIFRVGTVANVRQMLKLPNGTIRVLVEGVERAEIIHYMDNEEFYEVMARELPEQEDVDQESDALMRTVLSQFEHYITLSKKVTPETLAAVSDIEEPGRLADVITSHLALKIKDKQEILETIDVSKRLEKLLDILNNEREVLELERKINQRVKKQMEKTQKEYYLREQMKAIQKELGEKEGRAGEADELRSLMEEKNLPERVQEKIEKEIDRLEKMPASSAEGSVIRNYVDWLLSLPWSESTEDDLDILKAEQVLDADHYGLEKPKERVLEYLAVQKLVKKLKGPILCLVGPPGVGKTSLARSIARSLNRKFVRISLGGVRDEAEIRGHRRTYVGAMPGRIIQGMKTAGSVNPVFLLDEIDKMAADFRGDPSAALLEVLDPEQNNTFSDHFVELPFDLSNVMFVTTANAVHNIPRPLLDRMEMLFIPGYTELEKLQIASRYLLPKQRKNHGLEDEQLSIEDDTLLKIVREYTRESGVRNLEQQIAALCRKAAKQIVSDEKKQVSILPGEVKDYLGVSKYRYGMAELEDQIGTVTGLAWTEVGGDTLLIEVTVVQGTGKLTLTGQLGDVMKESAQAAFSYTRSKAEELGLEPDFHEKNDIHIHIPEGAIPKDGPSAGITIATALISALTKRYVSKDVAMTGEITLRGRVLPIGGLKEKSLAAHRAGYKKILLPKDNERDLKDIPESVRNDVEFVPVSHMDQVLQHALVEHHTEISSEAPSSVH, encoded by the coding sequence ATGATACCAAACAAAACAAAAGGTCGTCGTTTTCCTTTATTGCCCCTTAGAGGTCTTCTTGTGTACCCCAGTATGGTTCTTCATTTGGATGTGGGCCGCGAGAAGTCCGTTCGGGCGCTGGAAAAAGCTATGGTTGAAGATAACCTGATTCTCCTCTGCTCACAGTCGGAAGTGAATATTGAGGAGCCGGGACAAGAAGATATTTTTCGGGTCGGTACCGTCGCGAATGTGCGGCAAATGCTGAAGCTTCCCAACGGCACGATTCGTGTGCTGGTGGAAGGTGTGGAGCGGGCCGAAATTATTCATTATATGGATAATGAGGAGTTTTACGAGGTGATGGCGCGCGAGCTGCCAGAGCAGGAGGATGTGGATCAGGAGAGTGACGCTCTAATGCGCACCGTACTGAGCCAATTCGAACACTACATCACTTTGTCCAAAAAAGTCACCCCAGAAACGCTTGCTGCTGTCTCTGATATTGAAGAGCCGGGAAGACTCGCCGATGTCATCACGAGCCATTTGGCACTAAAGATTAAGGATAAGCAGGAGATTCTGGAGACCATTGATGTCAGCAAACGCCTGGAGAAGCTGCTCGATATCCTTAACAATGAGCGTGAAGTGCTTGAACTTGAGCGCAAAATCAACCAGCGTGTGAAGAAACAGATGGAGAAAACCCAGAAGGAATATTATCTGCGTGAACAGATGAAAGCGATCCAGAAGGAGCTCGGTGAAAAAGAAGGCCGGGCCGGTGAAGCGGATGAGCTGCGTAGCCTGATGGAAGAAAAGAATCTGCCGGAACGTGTGCAGGAGAAAATCGAGAAGGAAATCGACCGCTTGGAAAAAATGCCGGCTAGCTCGGCGGAAGGCAGCGTCATCCGCAACTATGTGGATTGGCTGCTGAGTCTGCCTTGGAGCGAATCGACAGAGGATGATTTGGATATTCTGAAGGCGGAGCAGGTGCTGGATGCGGATCATTACGGTCTGGAGAAGCCGAAGGAACGGGTACTGGAATATCTGGCCGTCCAAAAGCTGGTCAAGAAGCTGAAGGGCCCGATTCTCTGTCTGGTAGGACCTCCGGGTGTCGGCAAAACTTCGTTAGCTCGTTCGATTGCCCGTTCACTGAACCGCAAGTTCGTGCGCATTTCTCTGGGCGGCGTGCGGGATGAAGCTGAGATTCGCGGCCACCGCCGCACCTATGTCGGTGCAATGCCGGGCCGGATCATCCAGGGGATGAAGACAGCGGGCAGCGTTAACCCGGTCTTTCTCCTTGACGAAATCGACAAGATGGCGGCGGACTTCCGCGGCGACCCTTCGGCGGCACTGCTGGAGGTGCTCGATCCGGAGCAAAACAATACATTCAGCGATCATTTCGTCGAGTTGCCGTTCGACCTGTCGAATGTTATGTTCGTGACAACTGCGAATGCTGTGCATAATATTCCACGTCCCCTGCTTGACCGGATGGAGATGCTCTTCATTCCCGGTTACACAGAACTGGAGAAACTGCAAATTGCCAGCCGTTATTTGCTGCCGAAGCAGCGTAAGAATCATGGCTTGGAGGATGAGCAACTGTCCATTGAAGATGACACCCTGCTGAAGATCGTCCGCGAATATACCCGGGAATCCGGGGTACGTAATTTGGAGCAGCAGATCGCGGCACTTTGCCGCAAAGCAGCGAAGCAGATTGTATCCGATGAGAAGAAACAAGTCAGTATCCTGCCGGGTGAGGTCAAGGACTACCTCGGTGTATCGAAGTACCGTTACGGTATGGCCGAGTTGGAGGATCAGATTGGCACCGTAACCGGGCTGGCATGGACCGAGGTTGGAGGCGACACGCTACTGATCGAAGTAACGGTTGTTCAGGGCACTGGCAAGCTCACGCTTACGGGACAGTTGGGTGACGTGATGAAGGAGTCGGCACAGGCCGCTTTTAGCTATACCCGTTCAAAGGCGGAGGAGCTGGGACTAGAGCCGGATTTTCATGAGAAAAACGACATCCACATTCACATCCCTGAAGGAGCAATACCGAAGGATGGCCCCTCTGCAGGGATCACCATTGCTACTGCATTGATCTCCGCACTGACCAAACGATATGTATCTAAAGACGTGGCAATGACGGGGGAGATTACGCTGCGCGGGCGTGTCCTGCCGATTGGCGGGCTCAAGGAGAAATCGCTGGCTGCCCACCGTGCCGGTTACAAAAAAATCCTTCTTCCGAAGGACAACGAGCGCGACCTCAAGGATATCCCGGAGAGCGTACGAAACGATGTGGAGTTTGTGCCTGTATCCCATATGGATCAGGTGCTGCAGCATGCGCTTGTTGAACATCATACAGAAATTAGCAGTGAAGCGCCGAGTAGTGTGCATTAG
- a CDS encoding VanZ family protein: MKTFVLIAWAMLLLVFTCASDSSFWVNGTVPSFHWLGSADFHELTTLDLKYTSGYIIRKIGHFSGFAVLAVLFYRRSKSTVMSILVSIAFALLTELLQLYFGRDGRLYDVAIDSAGVLLGAMVVQIVNRIKFDRNLSNAN; encoded by the coding sequence ATGAAAACTTTTGTGCTTATCGCATGGGCCATGCTGTTGCTTGTATTCACCTGTGCTTCTGACTCCAGCTTTTGGGTGAACGGCACCGTTCCATCGTTTCATTGGCTGGGATCAGCCGATTTCCACGAACTGACGACGCTGGATTTGAAGTATACCTCCGGGTATATCATCAGAAAGATAGGACATTTCTCAGGATTTGCTGTGCTGGCAGTCCTGTTCTATAGACGGAGTAAGAGCACCGTTATGAGTATTCTTGTATCCATTGCTTTTGCCCTGCTGACAGAGCTGCTCCAATTATACTTTGGACGTGACGGCAGATTGTATGACGTAGCCATTGATTCTGCCGGTGTTTTATTGGGGGCGATGGTTGTGCAGATAGTGAACAGAATTAAGTTTGATCGCAATTTAAGCAATGCGAATTAG